The Myxococcales bacterium genome includes a region encoding these proteins:
- a CDS encoding FAD-dependent oxidoreductase: protein MSTTSKATPTRPRRLSSVEQWDIETDVAIVGFGGAGACAAIEASDAGADVCIFEVTAASGGSTALSSAEVYMGGSGGTRVQQACGYDDSTEDMFNFLMAAQGDLADEAKIRMYCENSAGHFDWLVRMGAKYKNSELKERAIMAMTDDCLLYTGNEKAFPFREIAKPCPRGHNLEITGDNGGPMLMGVLTENVEKRPIRVEFNVRALCLIADEDNVVHGLVVRIDGEERTVRARKGVILCAGGFVMNEEMVKKYVPQAKFGNIPIGNPGDTGAGILMGQGVGGAVIHMNEAFITLPFYPPGSLTNGIFVNAQAQRFINEDVYHSRIAYHILKQVGDGIYLIVNHDDYDHPTFLNAEIAGTGETLEELAEEIGLDPEMLRHTIEFYNRNAAEGKDPLFHKHDAWLKPILPPYAALDCTPGRGAIYPYFTLGGLDTLPTGEVLTMERQPIPGLYAAGRTSCGLPRTAAGYGSGMSVGDATYFGRVAGKHVATREV from the coding sequence GTGTCGACGACTTCCAAAGCAACCCCCACCCGCCCCCGAAGACTCTCTAGCGTCGAGCAATGGGACATCGAAACCGACGTTGCCATTGTCGGCTTCGGAGGCGCAGGTGCCTGCGCGGCCATCGAGGCGTCAGACGCGGGCGCCGACGTATGCATTTTTGAAGTCACCGCAGCGAGTGGAGGCAGTACGGCGTTGTCGAGCGCCGAGGTCTACATGGGAGGAAGCGGGGGAACCCGGGTCCAGCAGGCCTGCGGCTACGACGACTCCACCGAAGACATGTTCAACTTCTTGATGGCCGCACAGGGCGACCTCGCTGACGAAGCCAAAATTCGCATGTACTGTGAGAACAGCGCCGGCCACTTCGACTGGCTGGTGCGTATGGGGGCCAAGTACAAGAACAGCGAACTGAAAGAACGCGCAATCATGGCGATGACAGACGATTGTCTCCTGTATACGGGAAACGAAAAGGCTTTCCCCTTCCGCGAGATCGCCAAGCCTTGCCCGCGCGGACACAACCTCGAAATTACCGGAGACAACGGCGGCCCCATGTTGATGGGTGTGCTGACTGAGAACGTCGAGAAGCGGCCCATCCGCGTCGAATTCAACGTTCGCGCACTCTGTCTGATTGCGGACGAAGACAATGTAGTTCACGGACTGGTGGTGCGTATCGATGGCGAAGAACGAACCGTCCGCGCCCGCAAGGGAGTGATTCTCTGCGCGGGTGGATTCGTGATGAATGAGGAGATGGTGAAGAAATATGTTCCCCAGGCGAAGTTCGGGAACATCCCGATCGGCAATCCCGGTGACACGGGCGCTGGCATCCTGATGGGACAAGGAGTGGGGGGCGCTGTCATTCACATGAACGAAGCATTCATCACTCTTCCCTTCTATCCACCGGGATCACTGACCAACGGCATCTTTGTCAACGCCCAGGCCCAGCGGTTCATCAACGAAGACGTCTACCACTCGCGGATCGCGTATCACATTCTCAAACAAGTGGGAGACGGGATCTACTTGATCGTCAATCACGACGACTACGACCACCCCACATTCTTGAACGCAGAAATCGCGGGTACCGGAGAGACCCTCGAAGAACTGGCGGAAGAGATCGGCCTGGACCCCGAGATGCTTCGTCACACCATCGAGTTCTACAACCGAAATGCAGCGGAGGGCAAGGACCCCCTGTTTCACAAACACGACGCCTGGTTGAAGCCCATTCTGCCGCCCTACGCCGCACTCGACTGCACACCGGGTCGTGGTGCGATCTATCCGTACTTCACCCTTGGTGGCCTCGACACCCTGCCTACGGGGGAAGTATTGACCATGGAAAGGCAACCCATTCCCGGACTCTATGCGGCGGGCCGGACATCATGCGGCCTGCCCCGCACCGCGGCGGGTTATGGCAGCGGAATGTCCGTAGGGGACGCCACTTACTTTGGCCGCGTGGCGGGCAAGCACGTCGCAACTCGGGAAGTTTGA
- a CDS encoding acyl-CoA dehydrogenase family protein, translating into MDFNDSPEEAAYRAKVRTWLDANATLRDPNKSKRNILDEAEGDLIAKAKAWQAVKTEAGWACLRWPKEYGGQEASAMESVIFGQEEGRYELPPSIYGIGHGMLGPTIMAHGTDEQKQRFLPDMVKGEEVWCQLFSEPDAGSDLAGLKTSAVKDGDDWVINGQKTWTTGAQYCKWGMLVARSDVNAVKHAGLTYFIVDMEAPGIEIRPIRQMNGGRGFNEVFFTDVRIPDANRLGAEGDGWRVAITTLMNERSSLGGAGGGGGIKELIQLAQNVEINGRPAIEDGGVRRKIADFSVRRSGLKYVGQRGLSALSQGQTPGPEASIGKLVAAIMGLEMGAFGMELQGAAGVLAGDDNPDGSIWQSTYLSMPGLRLAGGTDEILRNIISERVLGMPGEPRMDKGKPFKDIPTGTAR; encoded by the coding sequence ATGGATTTCAATGATTCGCCGGAAGAGGCGGCCTACCGGGCCAAGGTGCGCACGTGGTTGGACGCCAACGCAACCCTGCGTGATCCAAACAAGAGCAAGCGCAACATTCTCGACGAAGCCGAAGGCGACCTGATCGCCAAGGCCAAAGCCTGGCAGGCCGTGAAGACCGAAGCGGGTTGGGCATGCCTGCGCTGGCCCAAAGAGTATGGCGGTCAGGAAGCGAGCGCGATGGAGTCGGTGATCTTTGGTCAAGAAGAAGGTCGTTACGAGTTGCCGCCTTCGATCTACGGCATTGGTCACGGCATGCTCGGCCCGACCATCATGGCCCATGGCACAGACGAGCAGAAGCAGCGCTTCTTGCCCGACATGGTGAAGGGAGAAGAGGTCTGGTGCCAGTTGTTCTCCGAGCCCGATGCCGGTTCCGATCTCGCAGGTCTCAAGACCAGCGCAGTCAAAGACGGCGACGACTGGGTGATCAACGGTCAGAAGACCTGGACCACCGGCGCGCAGTACTGCAAGTGGGGCATGCTGGTGGCCCGCTCGGACGTCAACGCCGTCAAGCACGCGGGGCTCACGTACTTCATCGTGGACATGGAAGCTCCGGGCATCGAGATTCGGCCCATCAGGCAGATGAACGGTGGACGCGGCTTCAATGAAGTCTTCTTCACCGACGTTCGCATCCCGGATGCCAATCGTCTGGGTGCTGAGGGCGACGGTTGGCGCGTCGCCATCACGACCCTGATGAACGAGCGCTCGTCCCTCGGTGGCGCGGGGGGTGGAGGTGGGATCAAGGAACTCATCCAACTCGCCCAGAATGTCGAGATCAACGGGCGCCCTGCGATCGAAGACGGTGGAGTGCGCCGAAAGATCGCGGACTTTTCGGTTCGCCGAAGTGGGCTCAAGTACGTTGGTCAGCGCGGTCTCTCGGCATTGTCCCAGGGGCAGACGCCCGGGCCGGAGGCTTCGATCGGCAAGCTGGTCGCCGCCATCATGGGCCTGGAGATGGGTGCATTTGGCATGGAGCTGCAGGGGGCTGCGGGGGTGCTTGCGGGGGACGACAACCCGGACGGTTCAATTTGGCAGAGCACTTACCTGTCCATGCCCGGGCTCAGACTTGCCGGGGGCACGGACGAAATCCTGCGCAACATCATCTCCGAACGCGTACTTGGAATGCCCGGAGAGCCGCGCATGGACAAGGGAAAGCCCTTCAAGGACATCCCAACCGGTACGGCTCGTTGA